In the Agrococcus sp. Marseille-Q4369 genome, one interval contains:
- a CDS encoding substrate-binding domain-containing protein → MITLYSGLVVKQPLLETLIPAFEAYGGTVETVFEPTTVILERVAAGERPDLVLGVAESIRDLADQGVLTHASVEELAVSAVGYARLPESASPADASADAFIEYLRDVAVAYSLSGASGLHLQKVLGDRGVLEKIDERAVRFPAGLTAEAVVDGRADVAIQQMSELRSVTGPHIVEPLPHDLQSYGRFAIGSRPDAPADADRFRRLLQSDAATAAFEAVGLSRP, encoded by the coding sequence ATGATCACCCTCTACAGCGGCCTCGTCGTCAAGCAGCCATTGCTCGAGACCCTCATCCCTGCGTTCGAGGCATACGGAGGAACGGTGGAGACGGTCTTCGAACCGACCACGGTCATTCTCGAGCGAGTCGCCGCAGGGGAACGGCCCGATCTCGTGCTCGGCGTCGCCGAGTCCATCCGTGACCTGGCCGACCAGGGCGTCCTGACCCACGCGTCGGTGGAGGAGCTCGCTGTGTCGGCGGTCGGGTATGCGCGGCTGCCCGAGTCCGCCAGCCCGGCCGACGCCTCTGCCGACGCGTTCATCGAATACCTGCGGGACGTTGCTGTCGCCTACTCGCTCTCGGGTGCGAGCGGCCTGCATCTCCAGAAGGTGCTGGGGGATCGGGGTGTGCTCGAGAAGATCGACGAGAGGGCAGTCCGCTTCCCCGCGGGGTTGACTGCCGAGGCTGTCGTCGATGGCCGCGCCGATGTGGCGATCCAGCAGATGAGCGAACTGCGGTCCGTGACAGGACCGCACATCGTCGAGCCCCTTCCTCATGATCTGCAGTCGTACGGCCGCTTCGCGATCGGCAGCCGGCCGGATGCACCGGCCGATGCTGACCGCTTCCGCCGACTGCTGCAGAGCGACGCCGCGACCGCGGCGTTCGAGGCCGTCGGCCTCAGCCGCCCCTAA
- a CDS encoding NAD(P)-dependent oxidoreductase, with translation MTTVLYTGGTGRMGSVIREGLQGRYDRVVLFARRAPEQLFPAEEVVLGDLADLDRLTEAAQGVDVIVHFGGVADEASYEDIRTANIDGTYSVYEAARRAGVRRVVYASSNHIIGFHPSSEVLDETAPLRPDTYYGVSKAFGEALASLYHDKWGVESVLLRIGTFRPKPEDQRQLALWLSWADGIELVRCSIESGPVGCQVVYGTSANSEQWWNAAAGWAAIGYEPKDDAADYADNVDLSVPAPTLHGGGFAAADYRGGIW, from the coding sequence ATGACGACAGTGCTGTACACCGGCGGGACCGGTCGCATGGGAAGCGTGATCCGCGAGGGGCTCCAGGGGCGCTACGACCGCGTCGTGCTGTTCGCGCGCCGAGCACCCGAGCAGCTGTTCCCTGCCGAAGAGGTCGTGCTCGGCGATCTCGCTGATCTCGACCGGCTTACCGAGGCGGCGCAGGGCGTCGATGTGATCGTGCACTTCGGCGGGGTCGCCGACGAGGCCTCCTACGAGGACATCCGCACTGCGAACATCGACGGCACGTACTCGGTGTACGAGGCTGCTCGGCGTGCGGGCGTGCGACGCGTCGTCTACGCGAGCTCCAACCACATCATCGGCTTCCATCCCTCGTCGGAGGTGCTCGACGAGACGGCGCCGCTGCGCCCGGACACCTACTACGGAGTCTCGAAGGCGTTCGGCGAGGCGCTCGCGAGCCTGTACCACGACAAGTGGGGCGTCGAATCGGTGCTGCTCCGCATCGGCACTTTCCGTCCGAAGCCGGAGGATCAGCGTCAGCTCGCCCTCTGGCTCAGCTGGGCCGACGGCATCGAGCTCGTGCGCTGCTCGATCGAGAGCGGTCCTGTCGGCTGCCAGGTCGTCTATGGCACCTCTGCCAACAGCGAGCAGTGGTGGAACGCCGCGGCCGGCTGGGCAGCCATCGGCTACGAGCCGAAGGACGACGCCGCCGATTACGCCGACAACGTGGATCTGTCGGTACCGGCACCGACGCTGCACGGCGGCGGATTCGCAGCCGCAGACTACCGAGGAGGCATTTGGTGA
- a CDS encoding phosphoglycerate dehydrogenase has product MSTADVLITTAFLQPGDEVDQMLRDAGYTTRHEPNIAELSPEARAELLGGVRAIIAGTKPLGAEELALAPRLELIVRTGVGYDSVDVETAGARGIPVCVTAGANRQAVAEHVFALMLAVARRVPENIANLAVGSWQQLTGRELRGATLGILGLGSIGKAVTGIAKGFGMHVVAYDPYFDGEFAAAHDVRRAELDEVLRQSDFVTLHLFLDESTRNLIDAERLRLMKSDAVLVNTARGGIVDEEALVEAVRSGVIGGAALDVFADEPLPADSALLHTPGILATTHVAGATREARGESGRMAARNVIAVLGGDEPQFVVNGDFRKVPA; this is encoded by the coding sequence GTGAGCACCGCTGACGTCCTGATCACCACCGCGTTCCTGCAGCCCGGCGACGAGGTCGACCAGATGCTGCGCGATGCCGGCTACACCACGCGCCACGAGCCGAACATTGCCGAGCTCTCCCCCGAAGCTCGCGCGGAGCTGCTCGGTGGAGTCCGCGCGATCATCGCGGGGACCAAGCCGCTCGGGGCGGAGGAACTCGCGCTCGCGCCGCGGCTCGAGCTCATCGTGCGCACCGGCGTCGGCTACGACAGCGTCGACGTCGAAACCGCTGGCGCGCGCGGCATCCCTGTCTGCGTCACGGCAGGCGCCAACCGCCAGGCAGTCGCCGAGCACGTCTTCGCGCTCATGCTCGCCGTCGCCCGCCGCGTACCCGAGAACATCGCCAACCTTGCGGTCGGCTCCTGGCAGCAGCTCACAGGCAGGGAGCTCCGCGGCGCGACGCTCGGGATTCTCGGCCTCGGCTCGATCGGCAAGGCCGTGACGGGCATCGCCAAGGGGTTCGGGATGCACGTCGTCGCGTACGATCCATACTTCGACGGCGAGTTCGCCGCAGCCCACGACGTGCGTCGCGCCGAGCTGGATGAGGTGCTGCGCCAGTCGGATTTCGTCACGCTCCACCTGTTCCTCGATGAGTCGACGCGCAACCTCATCGATGCGGAGCGTCTGCGTCTGATGAAGTCCGATGCCGTGCTCGTCAACACCGCGCGCGGCGGCATCGTCGACGAGGAAGCGCTGGTCGAAGCCGTTCGTAGCGGCGTCATCGGAGGGGCGGCGCTCGACGTCTTCGCCGACGAGCCCCTCCCCGCCGACAGTGCTCTCCTGCACACCCCGGGAATCCTCGCGACCACGCACGTCGCGGGAGCGACTCGCGAGGCACGTGGGGAGTCCGGCCGGATGGCAGCCCGGAACGTCATCGCCGTGCTCGGCGGCGACGAGCCGCAGTTCGTCGTCAACGGCGATTTCCGGAAGGTGCCGGCGTGA
- a CDS encoding MBL fold metallo-hydrolase, producing the protein MLDSEDEEAKMPSRTPTAPQPSLPRYTAHPLVQGFPGKSASHGAFGWSSLWLLDDGQRRVLVDAGQPAYIPLIHEGLGRLGLTPSDVTDVVLTHMHWDHVANFTMFTEATTWVGEQELTWAADQPAGTKFIPDLHVQELLRRTAGVEQISGEREILPGIHAIASPGHTPHHLAFYVEAAADGLVFAGDSVKNIYELATKRVDFTMDAEQSERTIDRLRSLLSDTAAALVPGHDVSLALTDGEARRLHEQHAEIGFFADGVHGERDRSIG; encoded by the coding sequence TTGCTGGACAGCGAGGACGAGGAGGCGAAGATGCCGAGTCGCACCCCGACCGCACCGCAGCCTTCCCTGCCGCGATACACCGCGCATCCGCTGGTTCAAGGTTTCCCCGGCAAGTCGGCCTCGCACGGCGCGTTCGGCTGGAGCAGCCTCTGGCTGCTTGACGACGGTCAGCGTCGGGTGCTCGTCGACGCCGGTCAACCCGCGTACATCCCACTCATTCACGAGGGGCTGGGGCGACTCGGGCTCACGCCGTCGGATGTCACCGACGTGGTCCTCACGCACATGCATTGGGACCATGTCGCGAATTTCACGATGTTCACTGAGGCGACGACGTGGGTAGGGGAGCAGGAGCTGACCTGGGCAGCCGATCAGCCGGCAGGCACGAAGTTCATCCCCGATCTGCACGTGCAGGAACTGCTGCGCCGGACGGCCGGCGTCGAGCAGATCTCGGGCGAACGGGAGATCCTGCCTGGCATCCACGCGATCGCCAGCCCCGGTCATACCCCGCACCACTTGGCGTTCTACGTGGAGGCGGCTGCAGACGGCTTGGTCTTCGCAGGCGACTCGGTGAAGAACATCTATGAGCTCGCGACCAAGCGCGTTGACTTCACGATGGATGCCGAGCAGAGCGAACGAACCATCGACCGGTTGCGATCACTGCTCTCCGACACCGCCGCAGCGCTGGTGCCCGGTCACGACGTGAGCCTCGCGCTGACCGACGGTGAGGCGCGACGTCTGCACGAGCAGCACGCCGAGATCGGGTTCTTCGCCGACGGCGTGCACGGCGAACGAGATCGCAGCATCGGCTGA
- a CDS encoding GntR family transcriptional regulator, with protein MIDQTATKRPIADQMYDVLLHQFMSGQRSAGQSLNIGALSRELDVSQTPLREALARLEHTGLVEREALRGYRVAPMMTRLEIQQLLEARLLLEPHLAEQAAARATPEFLAQLQETVDAFEESAEQADFETEGFDLYWRSDDRFHMLIANQAGNSFLAMAYAALGGQIQRFRLFSKFGRTGAKHAAPEHKAIYAAIAAGDGPGAAEAMSAHVTGATQRLLG; from the coding sequence ATGATCGACCAGACTGCTACGAAGCGGCCGATCGCTGATCAGATGTACGACGTGCTGCTGCACCAGTTCATGTCTGGACAGCGCAGCGCGGGCCAGAGCCTCAACATCGGTGCGCTCTCGCGAGAGCTCGACGTCAGCCAGACCCCCTTGCGGGAGGCGCTGGCGCGACTCGAGCACACGGGCCTCGTGGAGCGCGAAGCATTGCGCGGCTATCGCGTGGCACCGATGATGACCCGCCTGGAGATCCAGCAACTGCTGGAAGCCCGGCTGCTGCTCGAGCCTCATCTTGCCGAGCAGGCTGCGGCTCGTGCGACGCCCGAATTCCTCGCGCAGCTGCAGGAGACGGTCGACGCCTTCGAGGAGTCCGCCGAACAGGCTGATTTCGAGACCGAAGGCTTCGACCTCTACTGGCGCTCGGACGACCGCTTCCACATGCTCATCGCCAACCAGGCGGGGAACAGCTTCCTCGCCATGGCGTACGCGGCGCTGGGGGGCCAGATCCAACGGTTCCGACTGTTCTCGAAGTTCGGGCGCACGGGTGCGAAGCACGCAGCCCCTGAGCACAAGGCCATCTATGCCGCCATCGCAGCTGGCGACGGCCCCGGTGCGGCTGAGGCGATGAGCGCCCACGTCACGGGAGCGACCCAGCGCCTGCTCGGTTGA
- a CDS encoding MFS transporter, protein MTKLDQAAPGAAARPRPQGHAKQLFALSAGHALEWYDWAMFGLLSVYIGQAFFPGGDPVASTLNSLAVFAVGFVVRPIGGVLLGFVADRVGRKPVMIGAVGVMAGASLVIGVLPTHETLGVWAGVIVLLMRILQGFSAGIEGSLGAAYGVELVPDRPGYVAGFMAIFNNFGNMLAPLTAFLATAAIGADGMGEYGWRIPFIAGGLLGVIVLWLRRALPESLPRKQGEAAAAGNDSREVWRGVRKYWLSILAVVFIVGAIQAYNYTWLSGLPSLATGTYNEDPTGVFAVATAVGVVLTVSAWILSRVLDKWDLSRWFVIGRLLTIPSIFLVLLYSGNGVPALATVMLGGSLILVLNMTIFSTVANLMVPKFCRGTAVGLGYGIGVAVFGGTASYLFVFLQSNNLPWAFPIYVATLCALSVIFYLLAKRQNGVFRADM, encoded by the coding sequence ATGACGAAACTCGACCAGGCCGCCCCAGGCGCTGCTGCGCGCCCGCGGCCCCAGGGTCACGCGAAGCAGCTCTTCGCGCTGAGCGCGGGGCACGCACTCGAGTGGTACGACTGGGCGATGTTCGGACTCCTGTCCGTCTACATCGGTCAGGCCTTCTTCCCGGGCGGTGATCCGGTCGCATCCACGCTGAACTCGCTCGCGGTGTTCGCGGTCGGCTTCGTCGTGCGACCCATCGGCGGTGTGCTGCTCGGCTTCGTCGCCGACCGTGTGGGCCGGAAGCCCGTGATGATCGGCGCTGTCGGCGTCATGGCCGGCGCGAGCCTGGTCATCGGTGTGCTTCCGACGCATGAGACGCTCGGCGTCTGGGCTGGTGTGATCGTGCTGCTCATGCGCATCCTCCAGGGCTTCTCCGCCGGCATCGAGGGCTCGCTCGGCGCCGCCTACGGCGTTGAGCTCGTGCCGGATCGGCCGGGCTATGTCGCGGGCTTCATGGCGATCTTCAACAACTTCGGCAACATGCTCGCGCCGTTGACCGCGTTCCTCGCCACGGCAGCGATCGGAGCGGACGGGATGGGCGAGTACGGCTGGCGCATCCCCTTCATCGCCGGTGGTCTGCTCGGCGTGATCGTCCTGTGGCTGCGACGGGCGCTGCCCGAGTCGCTGCCGCGGAAGCAGGGAGAAGCCGCTGCTGCTGGCAATGACTCGCGGGAAGTCTGGCGGGGAGTGCGGAAGTACTGGCTGAGCATCCTCGCCGTCGTGTTCATCGTCGGTGCGATTCAGGCATATAACTACACGTGGCTCTCGGGCCTGCCGTCGCTGGCTACCGGCACGTACAACGAGGACCCGACCGGCGTATTCGCCGTTGCGACTGCGGTCGGTGTTGTGCTCACCGTCAGCGCGTGGATCCTCAGCCGCGTGCTCGACAAGTGGGACCTCTCGCGCTGGTTCGTGATCGGACGCCTGCTCACGATCCCGTCGATCTTCCTCGTGCTCCTCTATTCGGGCAACGGTGTCCCCGCGCTCGCGACGGTGATGCTGGGTGGCTCGCTCATCCTGGTGCTGAACATGACCATCTTCAGCACGGTCGCCAACCTGATGGTGCCGAAGTTCTGCAGAGGGACCGCGGTCGGCCTCGGCTACGGCATCGGCGTCGCCGTGTTCGGCGGCACCGCGTCGTACCTGTTCGTGTTCCTGCAGAGCAACAACCTGCCCTGGGCGTTCCCGATCTACGTCGCAACGCTGTGCGCGCTCAGTGTGATCTTCTACCTGCTCGCGAAGCGTCAGAACGGTGTCTTCCGCGCAGACATGTGA
- a CDS encoding ISL3 family transposase encodes MLHATFASLDLTAFCGLDELGLEAVGQRLEPDRAVLECRVVETDPWCRACGAEGVPRDTVTRRLAHEPFGHRPATLLVRVRRYRCVPCGRTWRQDTTAAAPARAKLSRGGLRWALEGIVIDHLSMARVASGLGVAWHTANSAVLAEGRRLLIDDPARLDGVTTLGVDEHVWRHTRRGDKYVTVIIDLTPIREKTGPARLLDMVEGRSKQAFKTWLAARPETWRDRLTVVAMDGFSGFKTAAAEEVPDAVAVMDPFHVVRLAGDALDDCRRRVQQQIHGHRGHKGDPLYGARRTLHTGLRFLTDRQGARLDALFADERHAAVEVTWEFYQRLVTAYREPDRTKGKQLMQQLMDSIGSGVPRALQEIGKLGRTLKRRAADVLAYFDRPGTSNGPTEAINGRLEHLRGSALGFRNLTNYIARSLLEAGGFRPLLHPQLR; translated from the coding sequence GTGCTCCACGCTACCTTCGCGTCCCTTGACCTGACCGCGTTCTGCGGCCTCGACGAGCTCGGGTTGGAGGCCGTCGGTCAGCGCCTCGAGCCAGATCGGGCAGTGCTGGAGTGTCGCGTGGTCGAAACCGATCCGTGGTGCCGGGCCTGTGGCGCGGAGGGCGTGCCTCGCGACACCGTGACGCGTCGGCTGGCGCACGAGCCGTTCGGACACCGGCCCGCCACGCTGCTGGTGCGGGTTCGCCGCTACCGGTGCGTCCCGTGCGGCCGGACATGGCGACAGGACACCACGGCGGCGGCGCCGGCGCGGGCGAAGCTCTCTCGCGGCGGGCTGCGCTGGGCGCTGGAAGGGATCGTCATCGACCACCTCTCCATGGCACGCGTCGCGTCCGGGCTGGGCGTGGCCTGGCACACCGCCAACAGCGCGGTGCTGGCCGAGGGCCGGCGGCTGCTGATCGACGACCCCGCGCGTCTCGACGGCGTCACCACGCTCGGCGTCGACGAGCACGTCTGGCGACACACGCGTCGCGGCGACAAATACGTGACCGTCATCATCGACCTCACCCCGATCCGCGAGAAGACCGGTCCCGCGCGGCTGCTGGACATGGTCGAGGGCCGCTCGAAGCAGGCGTTCAAGACCTGGCTCGCGGCCCGCCCGGAGACGTGGCGCGATCGCCTGACGGTGGTCGCGATGGACGGCTTCTCGGGCTTCAAGACCGCCGCCGCCGAAGAGGTGCCGGACGCCGTCGCGGTCATGGATCCGTTCCACGTCGTCCGCCTCGCCGGCGACGCGCTGGACGACTGCCGCCGGCGCGTGCAACAGCAGATCCACGGCCACCGCGGACACAAGGGCGACCCGCTCTACGGCGCCCGCCGCACCCTGCACACCGGGCTGCGCTTCCTCACCGACCGGCAAGGCGCACGACTGGATGCGCTCTTCGCCGACGAGCGGCATGCCGCGGTCGAGGTCACGTGGGAGTTCTATCAGCGGCTCGTGACCGCCTACCGCGAGCCCGACAGGACCAAGGGCAAGCAGCTGATGCAGCAGCTGATGGACAGCATCGGCTCCGGCGTCCCCAGAGCGTTGCAGGAGATCGGCAAGCTCGGCCGCACGCTCAAGCGGCGGGCCGCCGACGTGCTCGCCTACTTCGACCGGCCCGGCACGTCGAACGGCCCCACCGAGGCGATCAACGGCCGCCTCGAGCACCTCCGCGGCTCCGCCCTCGGCTTCAGGAACCTGACGAACTACATCGCCCGATCGCTACTCGAAGCGGGAGGGTTCAGGCCACTGCTACACCCTCAATTGCGATGA
- a CDS encoding class II aldolase/adducin family protein, translated as MTETPRAAMARVARTIDEKRLTHGRTGNLAVRDGDRTLVTPTGVRLREVDPSQLSVLDADGRHVDGPRPTKEAFLHAAMLRARPELRAVVHTHSPFSAAVSCLDGLDPEEPLPPLTAYFGMRVGRLRLLPYIAPGDVSAADSIADAARTHQALLLRNHGPVVAGADLDAALDALEELEHAAQIFFVTQGLRTAPLTAAQLAALSA; from the coding sequence ATGACCGAGACACCCCGCGCGGCGATGGCCCGAGTCGCTCGAACCATCGATGAGAAGCGGCTGACGCACGGCCGCACGGGGAACCTCGCTGTGCGCGACGGCGATCGCACTCTCGTGACGCCGACCGGCGTGCGGCTGCGCGAGGTGGATCCTTCGCAGCTCTCCGTGCTCGATGCAGATGGTCGGCACGTGGACGGTCCGCGACCGACGAAGGAGGCGTTCCTGCACGCGGCGATGCTGCGCGCGCGTCCGGAGCTGCGCGCCGTGGTGCACACGCATTCCCCATTCTCTGCCGCCGTCTCCTGCCTCGACGGTCTCGATCCCGAGGAGCCTCTGCCGCCGCTGACCGCCTACTTCGGCATGCGCGTAGGCCGGTTGCGACTGCTGCCCTACATCGCTCCTGGCGATGTGAGTGCGGCGGACTCCATCGCCGATGCTGCTCGCACTCATCAAGCCCTGCTGCTGCGCAACCACGGTCCCGTCGTCGCAGGTGCCGACCTCGATGCCGCGCTCGACGCGCTCGAAGAGCTCGAGCATGCAGCGCAGATCTTCTTCGTCACGCAGGGCCTCCGGACCGCGCCGCTCACTGCGGCGCAGCTCGCGGCGCTCTCGGCCTAG
- a CDS encoding TIM barrel protein, with translation MIISTGGGEIKLAANLKWLFTEVSLEQRFDAAAKAGFIGVELPSPYELPAARVRELLDAAGVQQVLINTPPGEPGSPTATGAAAVPGAREEFREGVLRALEYATVLEAPSVHVMAGVRPAGTDAALSFATYVDNIAWAAERARSSGVRIVLEAINKRDQPDYGLESMEAAAAVASAVDPTTVGVLFDCYHAQVDRGNLIERFERLVPQIGHVQIADNPGRGEPGTGEIAYERVLTRIAESSYEGWVGCEYGPVDGTVPGLSWTERLHP, from the coding sequence GTGATCATCTCGACGGGCGGAGGCGAGATCAAGCTCGCCGCCAACCTGAAGTGGCTGTTCACCGAGGTGTCGCTCGAGCAGCGGTTCGACGCGGCGGCGAAGGCCGGGTTCATCGGGGTGGAGCTGCCTTCGCCCTACGAGCTCCCCGCCGCGCGCGTGCGCGAGCTGCTCGATGCCGCCGGCGTGCAGCAGGTGCTCATCAACACCCCGCCGGGTGAACCCGGCTCGCCGACCGCGACCGGCGCGGCGGCTGTGCCCGGCGCGCGCGAGGAGTTCCGCGAGGGCGTGCTGCGAGCCCTCGAGTACGCGACGGTGCTCGAAGCGCCGAGCGTCCATGTCATGGCGGGCGTTCGGCCGGCGGGCACCGACGCGGCGCTCTCCTTCGCGACCTATGTCGACAACATCGCGTGGGCAGCTGAGCGCGCGAGGTCGTCGGGCGTCCGAATCGTGCTCGAAGCCATCAACAAGCGCGACCAGCCCGACTACGGGCTTGAGTCGATGGAGGCCGCCGCTGCAGTCGCCAGCGCGGTCGACCCGACCACCGTCGGCGTGCTCTTCGACTGCTACCACGCGCAGGTCGACCGCGGGAACCTCATCGAGCGGTTCGAGCGGCTGGTGCCGCAGATCGGCCACGTCCAGATCGCGGACAACCCGGGCCGCGGCGAGCCCGGCACCGGCGAGATTGCGTACGAGCGCGTCCTGACGCGCATCGCCGAGAGCTCTTACGAGGGCTGGGTCGGCTGCGAGTACGGCCCGGTCGACGGAACCGTCCCGGGACTCAGCTGGACAGAGAGGCTGCACCCATGA
- a CDS encoding nucleoside hydrolase, with protein MRKVIVDTDTGVDDALALMILAADPDVEILAVVSVFGNCHGDRAADNARYVLDTCGRQDVPVYRGSDEPLRQAIELSSGVHGDDGFGNTGLRPETSVPAEPSGIPIILDLVRQHPGEVDYLALGPQTNLARALELEPDLLRRLRSTTIVGTLGPALWNDTEPWADRRFRVSRDPNVSFDIDAAEIVASHEGDVTWCGPYVTRQALVPEQFFLDIAGSTGYAPAELITKISHDYAGFYSRSYGREDARVMGINDSLAVATLLRPDLVAASVQRPLQTFTDEATDTRYLAGVHPSPGETRPLHRVIMDMDFSRVLELIEDTLRRPLPWPAEPTA; from the coding sequence ATGCGCAAAGTGATCGTGGATACCGATACCGGAGTCGATGACGCGCTGGCGTTGATGATCCTGGCCGCCGACCCTGACGTCGAGATCCTCGCGGTCGTGAGCGTCTTCGGAAACTGCCACGGCGACAGGGCGGCCGACAACGCACGGTACGTGCTGGACACCTGCGGCCGCCAGGACGTGCCCGTCTACCGCGGCTCGGATGAGCCGCTCCGTCAGGCGATCGAGCTCTCCTCCGGGGTGCACGGTGACGACGGCTTCGGCAACACCGGCCTGCGGCCAGAGACCTCGGTGCCCGCGGAGCCCAGTGGCATTCCGATCATCCTCGACCTCGTGCGGCAGCATCCGGGCGAGGTCGACTACCTCGCGCTCGGGCCGCAGACCAACCTGGCTCGTGCGCTGGAGCTCGAACCTGATCTGCTGCGACGACTGCGTTCGACGACGATCGTCGGGACGCTCGGTCCCGCGCTCTGGAACGACACCGAGCCGTGGGCTGACCGCCGTTTCCGAGTCTCGCGAGACCCGAACGTCTCCTTCGACATCGACGCGGCGGAGATCGTCGCGAGTCACGAAGGCGATGTGACATGGTGCGGTCCATATGTCACTCGGCAGGCACTGGTACCTGAGCAATTCTTCCTCGACATCGCAGGGTCGACCGGCTATGCACCGGCGGAGCTGATCACCAAGATCAGTCACGACTACGCCGGCTTCTACTCGCGCTCGTACGGACGAGAGGACGCGCGCGTCATGGGCATCAACGACAGCCTTGCTGTCGCCACCCTCCTGCGGCCCGACCTGGTCGCGGCCTCAGTGCAGCGCCCGCTGCAGACGTTCACGGACGAAGCGACCGATACCCGGTATCTCGCTGGCGTACACCCCTCGCCCGGTGAGACCCGTCCCCTCCATCGAGTGATCATGGACATGGACTTCTCCCGCGTGCTCGAGCTCATCGAGGACACGTTGCGGAGGCCCTTGCCTTGGCCGGCGGAGCCCACGGCCTAG
- the otnK gene encoding 3-oxo-tetronate kinase — protein sequence MIGVIADDVTGATDVAAALRRAGLRTVLALRSEIDRASVDADAVVIGLKTRSIPAPEAIDQSLVALGTLQRLGASRIYFKYCSTFDSTAEGNIGQVTEALAEALGADIVVTTPAAPVHGRTVYRGYLFVGDVLLHETHMRDHPITPMRDASLLRLLGAQVSDRTAVVPLETIRDGDAAVRTAIDEAAAAGTRHLIVDATSEGDLDVVAAALGGAPLVAGSAGLVGALARRIGADSETPAGPPAGRTALIAGSCSERTLEQIARFRDAGHPAHRIVAAPGDTAASLASDAIAWWDRQSEDASALLYSSSASTERDVRIPNAGALYEETAGIIAAELADRGVERMLIAGGETSGAVVEALGMESAIVGPEAATGAPWIRDSERDLHLVLKSGNFGDPDLFVDVAGAGATR from the coding sequence ATGATCGGCGTCATCGCCGACGATGTCACCGGCGCGACCGATGTTGCGGCGGCACTGCGTCGGGCTGGGCTCCGCACGGTGCTGGCGCTGCGATCTGAGATCGACAGAGCATCCGTCGACGCCGACGCCGTGGTGATCGGCCTGAAGACTCGCTCAATCCCCGCACCAGAGGCGATCGACCAGAGCCTCGTCGCGCTCGGCACCCTCCAGCGCCTCGGCGCCTCGCGGATCTACTTCAAGTACTGCTCGACCTTCGACTCGACCGCCGAGGGCAACATCGGCCAGGTCACGGAGGCGCTGGCCGAGGCGCTGGGCGCAGACATCGTCGTGACGACTCCCGCGGCTCCCGTGCACGGCCGGACGGTCTATCGCGGATACCTGTTCGTCGGCGACGTGCTGCTGCACGAGACGCACATGCGTGACCATCCGATCACGCCGATGAGGGACGCGTCGCTGCTGCGTCTGCTCGGGGCGCAGGTCTCGGACCGTACCGCCGTCGTGCCGCTCGAGACGATCCGTGACGGCGACGCGGCCGTGCGCACGGCGATCGATGAGGCTGCCGCAGCGGGCACTCGTCACTTGATCGTCGACGCCACGAGCGAGGGGGACCTCGACGTCGTGGCCGCCGCGCTCGGTGGCGCGCCGCTGGTGGCCGGGTCAGCTGGACTCGTCGGCGCCCTTGCCCGTCGCATCGGCGCCGACTCTGAGACGCCGGCTGGCCCTCCGGCCGGACGCACCGCGCTCATCGCCGGTAGCTGTTCCGAGCGCACGCTCGAGCAGATCGCACGATTCCGCGACGCGGGTCACCCCGCGCATCGCATCGTCGCAGCGCCCGGCGACACCGCCGCATCGCTCGCGTCGGATGCGATCGCATGGTGGGATCGGCAGTCTGAGGACGCATCCGCACTGCTCTACTCGTCGAGCGCTTCGACAGAGCGTGACGTCCGCATCCCGAACGCCGGCGCGCTCTACGAAGAGACGGCCGGCATCATCGCCGCCGAGCTGGCCGACCGTGGCGTCGAGCGGATGCTCATCGCGGGCGGCGAGACGTCGGGCGCCGTCGTCGAGGCACTCGGCATGGAGAGCGCGATCGTCGGCCCTGAGGCTGCGACGGGTGCGCCCTGGATCCGTGACAGTGAGCGGGATCTGCACCTGGTGCTCAAGTCGGGCAACTTCGGCGACCCGGACTTATTCGTCGACGTGGCAGGGGCGGGGGCGACGCGATGA